DNA from Octopus bimaculoides isolate UCB-OBI-ISO-001 unplaced genomic scaffold, ASM119413v2 Scaffold_103373, whole genome shotgun sequence:
tgccacgtaaaagcactcatgtgACACGTAAAACCACTTGTGGTATCATGCAAAAGTGCCCATGCGGTGCCATGTAAAACCACCcagcacactgttaagtggttggcattaggaagagcatccagctgtagaaaccatgctgaatcagactggagtctggtgcagttccctggcttgccagctctggttacactgtccaacccatgccagcatggacaacagacgttgaTGATGATACCAGTGagttgtcagaattgttagcatgccaggtaatatggttagtgacatttcgttgaggcggtgagctggcaggatcgttagtacaccaggcaaaacacttgacattttgtccatctctttATTTtgagttgcctttcatccttcggggattgataaaataagaaccagctatgtactggggttgaggtaatcaGCTTACCCcagcccccaaaattactggtttTATGCTGacatttgaaatcatcatcatcattattattattaacaaatctacccatctacgatgaAGGCATAAAATGCAGgagggaagtcataacagcagtatgtattgagaaataatGTGTAAATGGACCTGATAGATTACTgggaaatcacattattgttggtgatacaacATTCTATTGCAGCTGTATGACGTGTGTgtgactaagtgacatgtgatgatgattcactcccgaactgaaataggctcccgACCTCTGTaccatgaatggttatgtggaccacttctaacgaaagccagagcttccttcaaccactacataaaaactattaagaaaaaaatgttatttaaatatacttttattttggttgtttatatatactcttatacattcaaaattcacaaatttccttatttaaattatgaatcctattcctttcgataatatcaatatggttataaaacttctttgtagacaaTACCTTCTGTTTGAttgacactaattttcaaattactggagtctgttgctctactcataacaacgtataactggccgtgtgtaaacattggagtgggtaaaaatacacctacacaatctaaagtctggccctgtgccttgtttgctgaGAATGCGCGAGTGGAATCTTTAGGGTTacaaaaaatcaaactaagacctctcactgttctatgcGAATAATATCTGGATGGTCTGGTACCGTGGATTATTTTCATTGACAAAACCGCGATGAAAACAATCCATTTTGAATATGCTTGAGACTGACACATCTCAATAGCCAATAAATAATCACACGcactatatactgacacactttttccattttaattttgcTATTAACCTTTTTCACGCCCCCCTTCATATCTATGATGGGGCCACGAACTATGCGATGAAAATCCAGGGTTACTCATGGtcagtgaatttttaataaaaatgcgaaggtggtttatcaattcaaaaatcaatATCCACCAAATAATCAATCAgactttctgattttttaatgctTAAAACCTTCCTGACGACCATCTTTGTAATCCTGAAAAATATCGTAACCATTGGTCCAACCATCTGGccatgaagagggaacagacagacagacacaattcCCAttatagtaaaatagtaaaactgCCCATCTGCAATGGGAAATAAAGGATAATATCACAAGTCTAAATCCTCTAAATTCANNNNNNNNNNNNNNNNNNNNNNNNNNNNNNNNNNNNNNNNNNNNNNNNNNNNNNNNNNNNNNNNNNNNNNNNNNNNNNNNNNNNNNNNNNNNNNNNNNNNNNNNNNNNNNNNNNNNNNNNNNNNNNNNNNNNNNNNNNNNNNNNNNNNNNNNNNNNNNNNNNNNNNNNNNNNNNNNNNNNNNNNNNNNNNNNNNNNNNNNNNNNNNNNNNNNNNNNNNNNNNNNNNNNNNNNNNNNNNNNNNNNNNNNNNNNNNNNNNNNNNNNNNNNNNNNNNNNNNNNNNNNNNNNNNNNNNNNNNNNNNNNNNNNNNNNNNNNNNNNNNNNNNNNNNNNNNNNNNNNNNNNNGTTGAAATTCCACCaatgttgactttgtctttcattctttcagggatgataaattaattaccagtgaaacactggggttgatgtaatcgactagtcctctccccacaaatttcaggccttgtgcttatagtagaaaggattattattattattattaaggcagcgagctggcagaatcgttagcatgccgggcgaaatgcttagcagcattttgtctttaaatttctacagatgagtaaactggagcttcatgaaataaagtgtcttgctcaaggacacaacacaacCCGGTCTGTGAATTGAACTcaccacctcatgattgtgatcccaatgcactaaccactgagccatgtatcTTCACTGGGGTGCATCTAACATGGccatatgccatcaaatacagtagttAACACCtgggatatttttttatttaaaatgttattagacattataaacacaaatttctcacataaaaaaaaacaaagtaacagGCCCTACTGACTCCAGCATGTCCATACAgtaagaattaaaacaaaaatgagggGGTCTTTTTCCCCTCTCTGCAAGACTTAGTCAGTGAAAGGAAGACACTTCAAAAAATGTCAGGTGAGGGTAAAGGTGGAGGTAAAGTTATTGCCAGGACCCAGAGGCTTGGCTCAGGTGTTTATAAGTgctaggtggtggtggtgccggcaGCGATGGTGCACTATATTATCCCACATAGCTTAGAAACAATGAACTGGTAGATGCTCTGTCACACAGCaaacaatttcatcatcatcatcaccaccaccattatcactacaatcatcacctcaccaccaccaccatcgccattacCACTTTTGCTTTCCCTTCCTGGCATGCGTTAGAAAGAGGTCCCTAACACAATATTTTACAGCAGGAAGCCCTTTTTGATGCCCTTTCAGTTGCCTGTTATGATAGAGAGGGATTTTGTGGGCCTAGTTATTTTATAATCCAAACACTATGTCCTGTAATTGGTAACCTGGTTGCATGGGAGGCCATAAATACATAATTCAAATCCCCAATGATTCTCCTGCTTTTGTGTCTCTCAGACTTTTGATTAAAATGTCTTCATATCTCCTCCTCTTCTGATTTCTtatatctgtttcttttctttctttcttgtctttagGTCATCTTCGATTCTGATCCTGCTCCAAAGGCACGGACCCCATCTGTTCAAGCTGAAGAGATGTCTCAAGCCATGATCCGAGGTGCCGTTGACGAGAGTGGTGAGCAGTTTGTGGCgtatttcttgccaacagaggaGACCTGCAGCAAAAGAAAGCGAGACCAAGATGACAGCATCTTGTATCAGCCTGATGACTTCTACGATTATACGCTGGCCCGCGAGTACAACTGGAATGTCAAGAACAAGCTATCGAAGGGCTACGAGGAGACGTACTTCTTTATCTTTCGTGATGATGTCGTCTACTACAATGAGCTGGAAACTCGCGTACGGCTGAGCAAAAGGCGTAAAACGGGGGCCGGTGCCACGCAGGTGGCGAAGTCGAGGCTGATTGTCAAACACCGCGACTTATACGACAAGGAAATCACAGCACAGAATGTCCGGCTGACGATGCTGGAAccacagcaagaagaagaagaggaggaggaggaggaggaagggtccggcaaagaggaagaggaagggtcTGGCAAAGAGGAAGGGTCTggcaaagaggaagaggaagggtcGGCAAAGGAGGATGACGGTGATAAGAAATCGGTGGAGGGTAGCGATGATGGCAACAGCAGTGACAACGAGAGTGTTAAGTctggtggcagtagcagcagcgccAGCAGCAAGAAAAGCAATCGCAGCGCCGCCAGCAGCCGCAGaaagagcagcagcagtagtagcagtagtgaagGTGAAGGTGGTGCCGGCAGTGGTGATGAAAGAAGTGAAAAGGCTGgtcaagaagaggaagaagaggaagcaaAAGCTGGCAGCGGAAGTGAGAAAGAAGCTGGCGACAGTGGGAGCGAGAGCGAGGCGGAAAGCGAGGCCCAGGCGAACGAGAACAAGAAGGACAAGGAAGCAATTTTCGGTTCGAGCAGCGAGAGTGAAGCCGAAgaagagatggaggaggaggataacgagAAGAACAAGGAAGACGAGGAACAGATCTTTGGTTCTGCCAGTGATGGAGAGAATGAACCAGATAACAAAAAGGATGAGGAAGAAATTTTTGGAGTTGCCAGTAGTTCTGATGAAAGTTCTTGAACACCAGATAACCAGTTTGAAAAttccatttaattaattaattctttgaCGTGGGGAGTAAGAAGGGAAAGGGGGTTTCTTAttttaatgaaaagtgaaaaaactAAAAGCTCTTCTCAGTACTTGtgtggtacttattatatcaagctgtcagggtggtgctccagcatgaccatagtccaatgactgaaacaagtaaaagaatttctgtatgtgtgtgtgtgtgtgtttggggagagagacaa
Protein-coding regions in this window:
- the LOC106879593 gene encoding RNA polymerase II-associated factor 1 homolog; this encodes MAPTVQTGPREDRERKNRNVVEKRSELVCRVKYNNTLPDIPFDPKFITYPFESNRFIQYKPTSLERTYKYDMLTEHDLGVTIDLINPETYKLSPNIYADSEDERLLEEEINTLHDSRRSRHHNTSVSWLRKTEYISTEYNRFTQKSDKHETKVGFKLKQIMREEDLYKDRDSQIKAIEKTFENAKTNIAKHYSKPGVTPVEILPVFPDFDLWKHPFAQVIFDSDPAPKARTPSVQAEEMSQAMIRGAVDESGEQFVAYFLPTEETCSKRKRDQDDSILYQPDDFYDYTLAREYNWNVKNKLSKGYEETYFFIFRDDVVYYNELETRVRLSKRRKTGAGATQVAKSRLIVKHRDLYDKEITAQNVRLTMLEPQQEEEEEEEEEEGSGKEEEEGSGKEEGSGKEEEEGSAKEDDGDKKSVEGSDDGNSSDNESVKSGGSSSSASSKKSNRSAASSRRKSSSSSSSSEGEGGAGSGDERSEKAGQEEEEEEAKAGSGSEKEAGDSGSESEAESEAQANENKKDKEAIFGSSSESEAEEEMEEEDNEKNKEDEEQIFGSASDGENEPDNKKDEEEIFGVASSSDESS